A single genomic interval of Synechococcus sp. UW179A harbors:
- a CDS encoding ComF family protein, whose translation MLTSIKSCLKQLLIQPSCAICKRQTISETDQTDLCQTCQQRLGLAETAIKGMSPLPWRAASWYRGAMRQLILSLRRNQNVGSLQAICRMLQRDLQEETLLIPIPGWKAKSRSNPLPELMCRCLERPTLQVLERCRPTVGQHRLNRRQRESNQCGSFTLNQAWTQSKNHEWTSWPTQQEVWIVDDIVTTGATVLAAQQALQASGTTIQGVLCLARTPWEFHPVI comes from the coding sequence TTGCTGACCTCCATCAAGAGCTGTCTAAAGCAGCTGTTGATCCAACCAAGTTGCGCGATCTGCAAGCGACAGACCATCTCAGAAACTGATCAGACAGATCTCTGCCAGACCTGCCAACAACGCCTCGGTCTCGCAGAGACTGCGATCAAAGGCATGAGCCCCCTGCCCTGGCGGGCAGCCTCCTGGTACAGGGGTGCCATGCGCCAGTTGATTCTGTCGTTACGCAGAAATCAAAACGTTGGCTCTCTGCAAGCGATTTGCAGGATGCTGCAGCGCGATTTGCAGGAAGAGACTCTGCTGATCCCGATTCCAGGCTGGAAGGCGAAAAGCCGGTCGAATCCGCTTCCGGAACTCATGTGCCGCTGCCTGGAGCGACCGACACTTCAGGTGCTGGAGCGTTGTCGCCCCACGGTGGGCCAGCACCGGCTGAACCGTCGGCAGAGAGAGAGCAACCAGTGCGGCAGCTTCACCTTGAATCAAGCTTGGACCCAGTCGAAAAACCATGAATGGACGAGTTGGCCCACACAACAAGAGGTCTGGATTGTGGATGACATCGTGACAACAGGTGCAACCGTTCTGGCCGCGCAACAGGCTCTTCAGGCCTCAGGAACCACCATCCAAGGGGTGCTCTGCCTGGCCAGAACACCTTGGGAGTTCCACCCCGTGATTTAA